The DNA segment cagtattactgtttttactatacttttattcagataaatacaaccttggtgagcatgagatattactttattttaacacGATTTCGTAATTAATCAGAATTTGTATGTGCATATAAATGTGGTCAGCATATAgcaacagtgtatatatatatatatatatatatatatatatatatatatatatatatatatatatatatatatatatatatatgacctgtgcattatatttcatgtcttttGAAACTATACAGTCATTGTGTGTGATGAATAGACCAGTTACTCGAGCTTTTTTCTCACAGTACAATCAGTACACAGTTCAATCACAATTAAGTACCCTCATTTTGGAGGAGCCAGACATGCTTTATAATGTGCTCTGTAAACTGTTTTCGTGAGAAGCAGTTTTGGGCTAAATCTTTTGGGCTGTGATTGTGTAGCTGCGGTCAGCTGCAGTGGTTCAGTGTGagtctttgtttgttttggacagTGAGTGGAGTGCCATTGAGAAAGAGATGGGAGATGGGCTGCAGAGCGCCGGCCATCACATGGACGCGTGAGTTCACAGCACATGCAATGAGCCATTCTAATGTACCTTTACAGGATTAGTGCAAGGTTTTATTGCAGCTGGTTTTGATTGTATTTCTCCTACCTGGGATGATCCTGTTACCCTCTGAGAGCTCATTGAGGGACCTGAAATATGAAGGTGCTGTGTGATACACCCCATGACTCTCCCATGATTCTACATGTGTGTGCTGCTGGTACTGAGCTGTAAAACACATTTGCCAGATTGATCTGGATCCTCTCGTATTTCCATTCATGGGCTCCCCCATAACAAGTAGCCAGTAAGAAGAGCCCTTGGGAGGCTCAGGTTTTAATTTGGCTGGCAGACTGCGCTGCGAATCTCCAGGAGCCATGGCCAAAGCGTTTAGCGGTCATTCTTTTTTTCAATGTTGATAATGATGTTGCGGTAGTGTCCTTAGTGAGTCTTTAACCAGCCCCTTTCTTTCTATACTGGTTTTGATGGATTCCAGATTGCTGTACTCAGgagaaaggtcaaaggtcagagccCAATGCGCTGCCTGTCTGTCTCAGCACTGAAAGAAACAACCTGTCCATCATCAGCTGTCAAACTGGTTTATGGATCATGTTGCTCACCTATTCCTCAGAATACCCCAAACAGGCTATGCTTTGGATTTGGCTTTATTTCTTTAGGCTCTACATCTGATTTGGAGAGTATAATACATGTAGTTTCACCAGAATGCCAGTTTGAGACATTAGGGATGTGCAATATTACCAAAATATTCcttataaatattcaaaatatcatGTTCGCAGTATATGTAAAAAGATATGATTGCTAGAAACTCAATGAAAAGtgttttatacattaaaaaaacgtGGTAATGCATATTCTGGGTAGTTAAATGAAAAGGATGTTATcttgtttattttatcattttatttggaACTTTAATAGGTCAAAAGGTTTAGATTATTTACGGAACAATATACGCAGTAAAAAAACTGGGTAAgcaaaaagaaatgttttatttgtttgaaaagTCTTTACTTTTCACTgcaaaagactgcatttatttggggggaaaaaagtaatattgtaaaatatcattgtgatttcaaataactgttttgtatttttatatatttaaaaactgtatttatttctgtgatggctaCTCTATTTTTGGAATTTATTCTGAATTCTTTgacaaatagaaagttcaaaagaactgttatttgaaacagaaatcttttctaacattaaaaatgtctttgacacttttaattaattaaatgcatccttgctcataTGCAAAAATATAGCATATAAActcatttcttaaaaataaaatcttactgatctcaaacttttgaacagtaatgtacgcACATCTGTGACCACATCATGAAATCCATGTCTATGTTATGTCAACTACCCTTTGATCGGGCACTTTCGTATGTTATAGGTATGCTGCTTCGGTCGATGATATTCTAGAGGAAGAGGAGCATTATGCTGATCAGCTGAAGGAGTACCTTTTCTACGCAGATGCATTAAGGTACAAAATTCATTGCTGTTATGTTGCCTcattttaaaaggatagttcacacaaaataagAATTGTGGTCATTTATTTGCCTGAACTATTTTAAATGTGATCTGAAGTGTACTAAACTCAAGCTGTTATAACAGTGTGGTtgattagaaatgttttcacTCAACTCTTGGGAGCTGATAGCCCCCACTGGCTGATTAAGTTACATGCAACTTTTGGTACACTGTGAAAACACAAACTTCCATCAGTTCCCGGTTTTCTTGAAAGTGATCACACTGCAGGGCATCTAGGCTTTCAGTTCAACAATTTCCCTTCGAAACAATGAGAGGATCTGCTTTTATGGTTGCTTTTGCATATTTTGTGGTTTATGTGCTTTTTCACAGGGCAGTGTGTAGGAAGCATGAACTGACACAGTATGAACTAGAGATGGCCGCCCAGGATCTGACCTCTAAGAAACAGCAGCGGGAGGAGCTCGCCACAGGGGTCAGTGTCCAGTTGACCACATGACACAACTCAGAGAACAGAGAACTCCACATCACCCCTCATGTCTGGAATGGGGGACTTTCCAGCAAGATTGATATAAACCTGGGTTCATGTCAAAAGAATGAGGGAAAAATATAGTTTTCTGTTTtcaatgtgtttgatttaaaaatatcaatttaatatAGTTGGATATAATCGAATTACCTCTTTGGCACATTTAACATGTAAACATTTGAGCAGCACAAAAAGCCAATGCTATACGAAAGGCATTCTGACCCGATTGGCTGATATGAATAATTACTAGGCCCACCTGGCCAAAAAATGGGAGTAAAATTTCTGCTTTCTGCAAATAAACATGGGAGGAAGAGAGTGGCGTACTCTAGCTAAATGGGTGTCAATtaattattactataattttttcttctgtgtagatGATACGGACCTTCTCTCTGAAGGGAATGACCAGTAAACTGTTTGGACAAGAGACCCCAGAACAGAGAGAGGCCAAGCTGAAAATGCTGGAGACACAGATTGAAGAAGGAGAGGAACTGGTCAAAGAAAGAAACGCAGAATGCGAGTAAGCAGTGCTCACACACAACTAAATTTATGTACTGGTGATGATGAAAAACCATAAATGTTGTCATAAAATTACTTAATTAGGTGGTTTATGAGCTGAGAAGCTTACTCAACACAGTTGTATTGCCTTCTAGTTTTTTGTGGCATACATATATGTTCCAAATACAACATTCTTTGCTCATTTTGTTGCATCCCTGAGAAACTCTTAATTTGAGGATTTGAGGATATAATCATTCATGTCAATTATCTcacacatttttttctgtttttgtaggGAGTTTGTGAAAAGTGCATGGGTGGACATTGAGAGGTTTAAAGAGCAGAAAGACCACGATCTCAGAGAGGCTCTCATCAGCTATGCCATCATGCAGATCAGCATGTGCAAAAAAGTGAGTAGCATAagccagcaaaaaaataaaaataaaaagattttgtcATTACGAAACAATTAAAACGCCACTTATTACTGCAGTGCTTTTACCTCTACTGATCCAGGCACAAGGGGGAATTATCAtacttgtattaaaaaaaaataagcctGTTTTGTTTTTAGGGAATTCAAGTGTGGAACAACGCTAAAGAGTGCTTCAGTAAGATGTGAGGGTTCCAGCCACAACAACCAGAACACCAGGAGGCCTTGGAGATGTCAATCCAGAAAAGCACACCCTCCTAGAGACTGACCTTGGGGACTTAAGTCTTCCTCTCAATCCTAAACATTTGTCAGCCTCTTGTACCAGACGTTCTGGTGTAAATAGATATCAAATATAATAGTTTAGGAGtccaaataataaatgaatggggtgctgttttatttatttccatgttCCGAGCCAGATTTTAGACCTGGTTAATTTTGTTACTGTACTAATTTGACCTACACAAGAGTTTGTGAAGGTAACCGATAATTCTTAACACttcagacagaaacacacaatgACTTAACACTTcagacagaaacaaaaaaaatactttattattgATTAATCTTGAACTATGGAATCACTTTATAATTTCTTAATGTCTTTTCCTTTATGCTTTTTGATGCCAAAGTGTGTTAAAATcaattcctttttttatatatatacttttctttAACTCTTTACTGCTTTAGTTCACCATAAAACACAAAAGCACAGATTAAAACTGTATAGGCCAAATAAGAGGGTGGGTTTTTCAAGTGAATCCAGCAGTTCCATTTTTATCGTACCCCACACCCCTCCTCATAATGGTGGTCTCGCACATCTGGAACGTATCCAGTTTCTGCGGGACATGCAAAATGATCTTTATCACCTGGCGCAGAGGACACCAAAAGTCAGATTTCCtatgaaagaaaagaaacttGTCTTATTTGCATGCAAACTAAATTTTCCCTAATGCCCATACAGCAAACAAAGAGGCGTAATTTCATCATAATGTGCTGGTCTGTCACTTTTCTGCACATTTAGCCGTAAAAACATAAGCTGTTTGTGACCACGGATCCCCTCCCTTTATATGGTTCAGTTCATCTGAGAAATATTAATATGCTGTTTATGCCTTATTCAAGACTTAACTCTGCATATCTTTGTTGCCACAGCTTCTGTATGAATGCCATATTTGTCATCTGTTATGATGAGTGggtgggtcagtgttttgatatAAATCTTGCTGAAGGAATACGAAGGTCACAGGAAAGGCAGGATATAATAATTTCCTCATTTTAGAGCTGCATGTGTAACTCCGCCTGACCCCTGGACATTCGGttcatttgttttttggtttAGAGTGGGGCAGAGATAACCCTTTTGTATATATACTGTTAAAATTGTTGTGTAACACTAatggtaatgataataataaaaaaactacccATTATCATTTGGCTTATGGTTTCATAGGTTGTGAGGGTCACATCATTTTACAGTCTTGTCTGCTTTAAATCTGTTGTGTTCATCTTTTTGATAGACAAAGAACAGATAATTTGGATTATTTACACAGTTCATTTTGATAATATGAAATTGCAGAGTTTTAGGCTTAATGAAAATACACTGTATGAGAATGCTCATGTATATTAGGGAAATaaccaaatatatttaaaagtttaatCAAGTTTAAATCTGTCAAATATGTGAACGCTAAAAATAATACATCCTTTAACTTAATCCAGTAAAGAGTGCATTTCTTTAAACTGAAAAGTTGTAGTCTTCTCTACAGCCTCAGCCATTTTCTCAGGAAGAATCTGCTTTTGTTTCTAGGTTGTAATGTTTCCCTCTAGTGGTGTATTATACTTATGAACAATTTTTATAACCGAGGCCTTTGATAACAGACTGTGCTGTGGGCAGATGTTTAGTTTGAATTTGTTTGATGGTTTCAACAAGGTAAATGAGTGAACACTTATTCCAgttcctttttttaaaaatttttattcagtttatttcttATCAAACTGAGccaaaatcagaaatgtttttatattttagtgcCACTATTTGAGCTGTTCAAGTTGCTTTCAGAGCAGTagttcacaacttttttttttgactcaaagCCCCTTATTATTAAAAAACTATATTCAATAGTCCTTCATATTGGAGATGTTTTCTGTGGTGTTTTTCTTGTAAtatgtttctggtttaattaacAGTGGTGTTTTTCAACCTTATTATTAACAGGAACTGGTagtgtttatatattaattaaacgtttttttttttcaacaataataaataaatatggagtAATGGagtaattttgttttttgtttttgtgtatttagcatttcattcattttatttaatttattattattacataattttaagttataacttttgaagtttattttaggggcttttattttaatgtttgagagtttgtttttatttctgttttaacataCGATACAGTGcatcattaaaaatattgaaataaatcttAAAGTGATGTGTCaagtcattaaaataaatgtacaatctGAACAGAGATAATCTAACTATAAGTGGTGATATGCCTATCTAGATagaattgaaataaattattaaaatataacagaTGTTACAAATGTGTTAATATAAaaggtattttaaaaataatcgATATTATTGAATCATTTCGTGTTTTAACAACAAAAGTCTGAACAAAACCCGCCTGAAAAGTGAGTTTTGAAAGAGTTAGTAAATGACGCTTAGATGAGAAATCTTATGAAAACTGATTATGAATACATCAATTAATATATCATCACACATAATTCTCTATTGTTAGCTACTCTTATTATATcgcttaaatgtatttaaaacagtAAGCAGACTCGTCCTGTCACTGAGGAACATTAGAGCGCGCTCCGCTGCGATCCCACAATGCACCGTCCGCTGCGCAGCTGCAGATGGACTGTAGCTCGCTAGCCTCTCGCGCTAGCCGCGTAATCGCAGTAAAGTTTGACAAACACATGATGAGCGGCTCGAACCCGCCGCCAGCGCTGCTCTGACGACACATGCGGTATGTATTCTCTTCATCTGCGAGGCTCTTCGTCAAAATCAGCCGTGAAACATGTTTGCAGTCCGGCCTCTGTGTGCGTGATCAAACGGTAGCATAGAGATGGACATCCGGCCGATTTTAAACTAACGTTACATTCATATATTACAATACATTAAAGTCATTATTCAATTAGAGTCGTCAAGTCAAATTAAATGCACAGCTGTATCTCTGACAGTGACAACGGGCAACCAGTGTTGTGCTTGAGTGTCAACACAGACGTgttattttcactttattttatgcaCATCAGCATTTTTTAGTTTGTATATATAACGTTAGAGATTAAACATACGTTTATTCTCCTAATGTAAGGTTGTATTTCTTTAAGGTATATCTAGTGTCGCTTCTACAGTGTCAATGCATGTGGAATTAATcagttttttgtaatttttgcttTGCTGCAGTCAAGATTGTCTTGCTCACTGAGTGCATTAAGGGAAAATTATCTGTAGAGATGCTTtgaaataatattatgaaaatgCTATAAAAATAAGATTGATATGACAGTCTCATCTGTTATAACAAAACAGCAGGATGCCAACCGGTATGCCTCAGTAGTATAAGAGAAATAATTATGTAAAGGTCACCCCGGGTTATTAATTAATGTGTTTGtagtattcatattaataatattgatatttgTGAAGTCAATAAAATGTTTGTTGACTTTAAACTGAAGCTTGTTGTTCCTCTCAGCCAGGTCGAACTGCTGATAAGAATCCTTATGTTGGTCCTGTCTCTTCCTGAAGCTTCAGCTCAACTGCTTAGCGATGAACATTGATGACAAGCTGGAGGGGATGCTTATGAAATGTAGCCCTGTGGGGCTTCACCACTCATCCAGAGGTCTGGGAGCCTCAAGGGTGGACGGAAGAGGAAGAAAAGGCAGTTTGGATATGACACTCGGGGAACGGAGCTTGGCTAATCATCCCCTTTTGgcagaggatgatgatgatgaggaggaggatgatgaagatgataatGAAGATCTGGCAGGTGGAGGCCTGAGCTCGCATGATCTGATGTCTCATGATGACCTGATGGTTCACGAGGAGACAGTGAAAAACGATGGACAGGATGAAGCCGCTTTCTCCCAGCGAATCTCCCATAAACTACACTATACACTCAGTATGCCAGTAAGTGTACAGATGTCCGGGCTGATTAAGAGCTGATTACTGCAGCGCTTTAACACTCTCATTAATGATACTTGTCCAAGTTCCAACAACCTTGTcagtgaaccacacacacacaaaagaaatgtTCTTATCAGCAAATTAGCTAAAATTATGTGTATAATAAGTGTCCTATAAATGAGAAATTCagtgaattaattttattaatgatttttgttGTTCTTGATGTTGTCGTTTTGTTAGGTAAATATAAAGCAGGAGATGAAAGTGCCAGACTTATTGATTCTGAATAAAAAGGAGAAGAAACCAGGGAGGGACCCATCTGACTGTcacaaaaagaagaagagaaagcaGCGCTCGCCTGCAAAGGTTTACTATAATTAATCAGAGATGCCATTGATAAAATACCATTATGCTCATAAATACCAGTTGTCTAAGTGAGAGATACTTTACACTGCAAGGAATTGgtggtaaaataatttaaagttcaATGTGGGTTTGAAAGTATCCTGAAATTGCTTATTTTGTctacttgctttttatttattatttaatttatttcaaggcTGCTTACCTACTGAAGTGATTGTTTTACTCATAGAAATGATATTATACTAAAGACTGCGATGCACATCTGTTAGTAAGCTGAACTGACATTTATCATGTCCTTTTACGGTAGCGGTTAGCATGGGCATAAAGTTTTATGACCACTCTGGAGTTAGGAGGCTTTAAAGAAGCACAGGTATAAAAGTTGAACTTATTTCCTCCGTCTTGTTAGATTCTCACTATCAATGAAGACGGCTCCCTTGGGCACCAGAACCCCAAATCTCATGTCTGTGAGCACTGCAATGCTGCTTTTCGGACAAACTACCATTTACAAAGACATGTCTTCATTCACACAGGTAAGTGGTGTAATGTGTTTTTGGGAATAATTGTCATATAAAAGAACAAAATggtgaacaaaaatgtatattttgcagGTGAAAAGCCTTTTCAGTGCAATCAGTGTGATATGCGTTTTATTCAGAAGTACCTGCTTCAGAGACATGAGAAGATCCACACAGGTGAGCAGAGAGGGATTAAAACCATTATACCAGTGGAAAAAAGTGATGTAAATATTTCTCTTCAAAGTGTTGTAAGATGTGTTCTTTAAGAATGTACAGTACAGAAAATGTACAGAAATCTTCAAAATCAATGACCCATTTATAAATGTAGTCCATTAAAATTCCCTTTTTTGTGGTACATCTTTATACTCAGAGAAAGCAAGTCTATGGTCAAAGCCTAGTTTTTTCCATCGAGTCTTGGCATGGAAAAAGTAGGCCTATTTGACTTGCCTAAATTGTTCTTTATATCGTTCATAATTGCTTGTCATGTCTCCCCTTTAGGAGAAAAACCTTTTCGATGTGATGAGTGTGGAATGAAATTCATTCAGAAATACCACATGGAAAGACATAAGAGGACACACAGCGGGGAAAAGCCTTACCAGTGTGACTATTGCCATCAGGTATGCGCAGTTCAAAGCAAATCAGATTTGATTCTATGCAATTAAAATGTTAGCAAGCATTATACAGTCTGAAACGTGGTTATGTATATTTTCCCAACAGTTTTTTTCCAGAACTGACAGAGTACTAAAGCACAGACGAATGTGCCATGAGAATAAGGACAGGAAGGTGCAGAAAGCAGCTGCCAAAGACGGCCCTCTTCGCACTTCAGAGAGCTTGGGCTTCTCTTTTCCTCCCAAGGAATGCACACTTCCCAAGAAGAAACGTCAGAAGACCTCTGATAAAAGCCGGGTTGCACTTACAAGTCCAGCGGTTGACAAAGTGGTTGAAGCAGGTAACAAGGAGAAGACGGAAGACCAACTGGCCAAAAGCGAGTGTCTTCCTCTTTACACTGTAGCCACCAAGGTCAAGGACGAGTATGTTGCGACCGATTACTCCGTTGAGCTCCCTGATTCCCCACCTGGCGATAGGCATCTCGCAGGGGAGGAGTCTAATGACGAGATCATCAGTCCTCCAAAACTAGTGCTGAAGAAAATTGCCAGCAGAAGAGGTTTGAAACCGCAAGCCCTAGAACAGCCCCAGAGCCTCTCACCCTTGTCCTCATTTGAAGAGAGCAAAGTTACGAGATACACGTTTGAAATTGTGGACAACAAAGGTCTCTTGGATGTCGAAACCAATCCTGACATGGAAACGGTTGACACCCTCCAAGGAGGCCAAACAAAACCAACTGGGAGCAGCACAAATTACGACGACGCCATGCAGTTTCTCAAGAAGAAGCGATACCTTCAGGCGGCCACGGCAAACTCTAGTCGAGACTATGCGCTTAATGTGAGCAGCATTGTGTCACAGCCTTCTGTCACGCAGGCAACTGTAGCGAGTGTCATCGATGAGACCGTTCCCGCCACCATCCTCTCTGAGACTCAGACACTGAACGTGGAGATCAAGTCCAGTAACGAGAAGAACGTCCTTCCAGACGAGGTCCTGCAGACGCTTCTCGATCACTACTCCAATAAGGCCAACGGGCAAGCAGAGATTTCCTTCAGTGTGGCAGACACTGAGGTCACATCCAGCATTTCTATCAACTCTTCCGATGAGGGCAGCCCCACCGAGACTTTGGGAACCAGCTCACAAGCACCCCCGGCTGAGAAGGCCAGCCTTCTCCAGGAGTACTCCAAGTTTCTCCAGCAAGCACTGGAAAGGACCAGTCAGAACGACACCTACCTGAACAACCAGAGTCTTACGTTTGTAAATGACACTGCCAGTCTTGCTGGCCAGCCTTTGTTTTCCACAGAGAAGCAGTTCACCTCCCCATCCCGGTTCAGACCAAGCATGAACTCGCCATTGAGATCCACTTTGGAGAAGCCCAATTTTAGCCTTTTAGTAGATTCCCAACACTCCTTCTCCTTTTCGGGTGATGAGACCAACCCTTCCTCAGTTTCTCCCACAGAGGACTTCCTCGACCAAGTGTCCTCTCCTAAAAAATCAGATGCGCAAAGCATTAGTCAAACATTTCAGATTGCTAGTTTTGACCAGAACTTTCGATCTCAATTCCTGAGCTCACGATCTGGATTATCCTCACAGTTTAGCATTGCCAGTGGACAAGTTAGCCTGAGAGGTCATGGAGGACCTGATTTCCCAGAGTTCTCTCTTGTTAGTGAAACAAGAACTCAACTAACTTCATCTCCAGATGCTACAAGCAGCCAAACCTTTGGCTAAAtggttttaaagcattttaaaggCACTTTATAGTTCTGTCAGTGAAGGCAATGTGATCTCTTTGCAAATACTTATGATTTTCCATCTTTAAACAATCACGCATGCTTGAGAATCAAAAGGAGCAGAGTGATGCAcgcattagattttattattgGACTATGGGATACTCCATATGTGTCACTGCATTATTTGTGTATTACATATGGAGTGCTTGGGACAAACACACTATGACTTGCCAAATTATCTAGCCTgtgtgttataaaataaataaattcaagctACTACAACAATACTGTAGTAGTCTA comes from the Carassius gibelio isolate Cgi1373 ecotype wild population from Czech Republic chromosome B9, carGib1.2-hapl.c, whole genome shotgun sequence genome and includes:
- the znf148 gene encoding zinc finger protein 148, coding for MNIDDKLEGMLMKCSPVGLHHSSRGLGASRVDGRGRKGSLDMTLGERSLANHPLLAEDDDDEEEDDEDDNEDLAGGGLSSHDLMSHDDLMVHEETVKNDGQDEAAFSQRISHKLHYTLSMPVNIKQEMKVPDLLILNKKEKKPGRDPSDCHKKKKRKQRSPAKILTINEDGSLGHQNPKSHVCEHCNAAFRTNYHLQRHVFIHTGEKPFQCNQCDMRFIQKYLLQRHEKIHTGEKPFRCDECGMKFIQKYHMERHKRTHSGEKPYQCDYCHQFFSRTDRVLKHRRMCHENKDRKVQKAAAKDGPLRTSESLGFSFPPKECTLPKKKRQKTSDKSRVALTSPAVDKVVEAGNKEKTEDQLAKSECLPLYTVATKVKDEYVATDYSVELPDSPPGDRHLAGEESNDEIISPPKLVLKKIASRRGLKPQALEQPQSLSPLSSFEESKVTRYTFEIVDNKGLLDVETNPDMETVDTLQGGQTKPTGSSTNYDDAMQFLKKKRYLQAATANSSRDYALNVSSIVSQPSVTQATVASVIDETVPATILSETQTLNVEIKSSNEKNVLPDEVLQTLLDHYSNKANGQAEISFSVADTEVTSSISINSSDEGSPTETLGTSSQAPPAEKASLLQEYSKFLQQALERTSQNDTYLNNQSLTFVNDTASLAGQPLFSTEKQFTSPSRFRPSMNSPLRSTLEKPNFSLLVDSQHSFSFSGDETNPSSVSPTEDFLDQVSSPKKSDAQSISQTFQIASFDQNFRSQFLSSRSGLSSQFSIASGQVSLRGHGGPDFPEFSLVSETRTQLTSSPDATSSQTFG